Below is a window of Caldalkalibacillus uzonensis DNA.
TCATCGGGAACCTCTATTTCACCACGCCGTTTCAGCTCAAAGAACGCTTCGACTGTTCCTGACAAAGTGGCAGGTCCATTTTGGAACAGATTATGAATAAAAGTTTGTTTATGTGCGCTATATGGATACGCAGCCGTTGTAATGTAAGCGCAACCAGTCTGGAATAACAATACAACATCTCCTTCAATACCTTTAAAAAACAGTTCCAGTCCGGGGAAGATGCCACATCCTGGACAGGCCCCGTGACCAGGAGCGATACGCTTGGGCTTCTTGGTCAACATTCTGAGAGGCGGAATTTTGACAGACAGCTTACCAGTTTTTTCGTTTTTGGTTACTTTGATCAGGCCTGATTTGAAATCATCCCCGCGCTGAAGTTTTTTGGGTGGGTTGAGCTTCAGCTCTTGATTCCCTGGTACCTGCCCATAATAGTCAAAGGGTTGTTCAGCATATCCTTTTTCGCTAGCGTCAATGGCCAATCTGAAGAAGGCCTGGGCATCATGGGGATAAAAGTCTTTTCCTCCCAGTCCGAAGATGCGGCTCACAACCACTGTGCGGTTGTCCCTGTCTTCTTGCAGGGCCGCTTTTACTTCATGGGTAAGGTTACCGCCATGGGAACCATAGGAGTCAGCCCGTTCACCAATGACCAACCCCTTTACGTTCTTAAGTGCCCGGCGTACATCTTCAGCTGGAAACGGACGGATCACATTAGGACTAATGACACCGGCTTTAATTCCTTGTTCACGCAAGCGGTCAGCCACGTCTTTAGCTGTCTCAGCAGCAGAATTTAACAGAAACAGGGCGACTTCCGCATCATCCATACGGTATAAGTCAAGCGTTTGGTACATTCGGCCCGATAATTGAGCATACTCAAGGGCAACCTCCTGGAACACTTCCAGTGCGTTTGAGAGCGCCACACTGAGTTGATACCTGTTATTAATTAAGTCGTCCCCGTGCATATGGGCCCCGATCGTAACAGGATGCCTGGGGTCACAGGCCCTGGGAAATCCGCTGGGCGGCTTGCCGATAAAGTTTTGCACCGTTTCTTTCTCAGAGAAGTAAGAAACTCTTCGTTTTTGATGGGAAGTGAAAAAGCCATCGTAAGCAACGATGATGGGTAAACGCACGCGCACATCTTCTGCGATTTTCAAGGCCATGATGTTCATATCATATACAGCTTGTGGCGTACGGGCTGTTAAAATGATCCACCCCGTGTTTAAGGCATAGTATAAATCAGAGTGGTCACCACGGATGTCCAGAGGACCGCTGACAGAACGGGTAACCAGATTAAGCACCATGGGAAAACGGGTCCCTGACTGAACAGGAAGCTGTTCAAGCATGTATAATAAGCCATTGGCGCTGGTTGCATTGAGGACACGCGCGCCGGTGACCGCTGCACCATAACATATCCCGGCAGAACCATGTTCACCATCTGCTGGAATAAGCATGATGTCGTGTTCTCCTTTGAGCTTCATCTGATCCAAGTATTGGGCTATTTCAGTAGACGGGGTAATAGGATAGTAGCCCATCACATGATAGTTGATTTGTGCAGCGGCGATGGCGGCTACTTCATTCCCAGACTTAAAATCACTGATCTGTTTGGCGAGAGACATCCTCTTTTTTTCTTGGGTCATTTCCATTACATCGTGCTCCCTTCCACTGCTGTAAATGAATGAGGTGTACGGTGGCGTTCTGCGTATCCTTCTTCCTCAGTCACGGTTGTCAATGCGGTTGTGGGACAAGCTTCAACGCATTTAAGACACCCTTTGCAATATTGGTAATCAATACCTTTTAAGACCATCTGTGCCCGTCCCCGTTTGTCCTGTTCTTCCTCCCACACAAAACAAAAATCTGGACAAACGGTATCGCAGGCGGCGCAATTGATACATTCCTGCTGATTGAAACGAGGTAACAAGCCTTGGCGTGAGGGACTTAAATCCCGCAACACACTGGTGGGTTGGGAAGTGATGACCCCGCCTAGCTCTTGTGTCATGTAACCACAAGGAGTGGTCAAACGCTGGTCTGTTTCTGTTTCCACACCATCCGGGGCAGGGCAGGTTTGAAAACGAACTTCATGATACCCTCTGTCAAAGGTACGGATATTAGGTTCTACTAAGTGCGGGTATTTAGTTTCAAATGTTTGGCGAATCACTTGGCGCATATCTTCAGGATCTAAAAAGCTGCAAATACGGAACAAGGCACCCAACATGACCGTATTGATCTTTGTTTTCTCCTCCATGGCGATGCGGAGTGCATCAACAATAGCCAATGTGCCGTAACTGAGCTTCAAGTCAGCTCTGACCTGGTCAAAGGTCCGGGAAGAGTTGACCAGTACAATACCCTCTGGCCTCAGTCCGCTAATCACATCAACAGTTTTATATAAAGCCTCATGAAAAATCCCGATGACATGAGGCTCTTCAATGGGACTGTGATCTCGTATTTCGGTATCTGCTTCAGCAAAACGCACGAAGCTGCGGACAGGTGTTCCCTTCTTTTCAGATCCATACGTAGAAAAGTGGGAACCATTGATTCCCAACCCCAGAACGCCGGCTTCTGCCAGCATTTTGCCAGCTAAGTTTGCCCCTAAACCTCCAATAGACTCCAGTCGAATCTCATAAAATCCTAGTTGATTTGTCGTTGGCAGTATTGACATAAAGACCCTCCAGATTTTTAAAGTTACCAGGGTGATTATAGAAGAACAAATAGGGCCCGGCTATGATCTGTGTCACAGGTTTCCACATGATTGTCTGGTTAAACATAACCGGATATGAATGGTCATGTGGTGATAAATAAAGAAGAAGTAGGAGAGGGGTTATTCAACCTACTTCTTGGTAATCGTGATATTAACAGTGTTTTCGTCGACTTGCTCATACTGATAGTCATAGCCCAGTTGTTGGAGTTCTTCAAACAGGAATACCGGTACCCGTTCGTTGGTAATAATCAGTGATTCTCCAGGTTTCATTCGCGACAGTTGGTAGAGTGTACGCATCATTGGCTTGGGAGGCTCTAAACCCCGGTTATCTAAACGGTACACCTTTCCTTCTCGTTTCAGGTCTTTTTCTACTGACTGGGCAATTTTCTCGTCATCTACCATTGTCTGAGCTGGTGGTGAAGAAACTCGCGGTTTCTCCGGTGTCTTCTTTCCACCAAACAGGTTGGATAGTGAAAATTTACGTCTCTTTTTAGTAAAAGTGACAACCCAGTGATCGGCTGCACGCTGTTCAAGCTCATGTTGAAAACCTTTTGCTTTAAGCAAAGTTAATAAGGGAGTAGGTTTGAAGGTGGCGTGTAAGATAAATTGATCCCCTTCTTGCAAAGTTTTAACCACATTCATGATTTTTTGGAAGGGCTCTCTTTTATTCTTCAGATCTTCACGGACATCCAGTTCAACGACCCGGTTTTTCTTCGGCCATCGCCTCTCTTAATCGTGTATTGTACACCTTAGTGATACGTTAAGGTTTTCTGTTTTTATTGTATCGGTATCCTGACTGCTAAACTGTGATGCAAATCACTGTTGGAACCCCTATCCGATGGCATCTCTGTGAACGAGTGATCAAAATCACATTTCACTTCTTACTACTATTCTATACTTAATGTACAGGTACATTGTATCTTGTCCACTTATGAGGAAAGGGGCTTTTGATATGCACTCTGCACATACAGAACGTTTTCCTGCGTTTAAACCAAGGGATTATGATCAAAATCCGTTTATTGTGATATGGGAAGTAACCCGTGCCTGTGAACTCAAATGTTTACATTGCCGGGCTGAAGCCCAAAAAAAGCCAGATCCCAGACAATTGACCACAGCAGAAGGAAAACAATTAATTGACCAGATTGCAGACATGGACTCCCCTTTACTGGTTTTTTCGGGCGGAGATCCCCTGATGCGGGAAGATTTGTTTGAGCTAGCCCATTACGCTATTCATGAAAAAGGATTGCGTCTATCCATGACGCCCAGTGCTACTCCCCTTGTAACAAAAGAGGCGATCAGGAAAGCCAAAGAAGTAGGTTTATCCCGCTGGGCCTTCAGTCTTGACGGTTCTACAGCTGAAGTTCATGATGCCTTCCGGGGAACGAGTGGCTCTTATGATTTAACGATGCGTGCGATTGACTATTTGCGGGAGTTAGATCTGCCGCTTCAAATTAATACAACAGTGTCACGTTACAATTTGCATGACTTGCAAAACATTGCTGAACTCCTTAAAAAACTTGATGTTGTCTTATGGAGTGTCTTTTTCCTTGTACCTACCGGACGTGGGCGGAAAGAAGACATGATTTCGCCAGTGGAACATGAAAAAGTGTTGAATTGGTTGTATGAATTAAGTTTGGAAGCGCCGTTTGACATTAAGACAACGGCTGCTCAACACTACCGGCGGGTTGTGATTCAAAGAAAACGCAGAGCCGCAAAGGAAAAAGCCAATGCTGATTCTCAGCCGGCATATGAAGAAGCCCTAAATAAAGGAAAAATTAATCCCCGGGACGGGCTGGGACGGGCACCGCAAGGGGTAAATGATGGAAACGGGTTTGT
It encodes the following:
- a CDS encoding thiamine pyrophosphate-dependent enzyme — translated: MEMTQEKKRMSLAKQISDFKSGNEVAAIAAAQINYHVMGYYPITPSTEIAQYLDQMKLKGEHDIMLIPADGEHGSAGICYGAAVTGARVLNATSANGLLYMLEQLPVQSGTRFPMVLNLVTRSVSGPLDIRGDHSDLYYALNTGWIILTARTPQAVYDMNIMALKIAEDVRVRLPIIVAYDGFFTSHQKRRVSYFSEKETVQNFIGKPPSGFPRACDPRHPVTIGAHMHGDDLINNRYQLSVALSNALEVFQEVALEYAQLSGRMYQTLDLYRMDDAEVALFLLNSAAETAKDVADRLREQGIKAGVISPNVIRPFPAEDVRRALKNVKGLVIGERADSYGSHGGNLTHEVKAALQEDRDNRTVVVSRIFGLGGKDFYPHDAQAFFRLAIDASEKGYAEQPFDYYGQVPGNQELKLNPPKKLQRGDDFKSGLIKVTKNEKTGKLSVKIPPLRMLTKKPKRIAPGHGACPGCGIFPGLELFFKGIEGDVVLLFQTGCAYITTAAYPYSAHKQTFIHNLFQNGPATLSGTVEAFFELKRRGEIEVPDDVTFVMVTGDGGMDIGMGSAIGTALRNHNMILLEYDNQGYMNTGSQMSYSTPLGHMTSTTGVGGKQQGKPFHHKDTPQIMAATNIPYVFTGCEAYPQDLVKKAAKAQWYAKHEGLVYGKILITCPLNWKSEERLGQQILKAAVDSCFFPLYEVEQGETTITYDPEAKQARIPLTDWLKMMGKTKHLLREENKAVLKSLEEEVERRWRKLKLKHETPHL
- a CDS encoding 2-oxoacid:acceptor oxidoreductase family protein, encoding MSILPTTNQLGFYEIRLESIGGLGANLAGKMLAEAGVLGLGINGSHFSTYGSEKKGTPVRSFVRFAEADTEIRDHSPIEEPHVIGIFHEALYKTVDVISGLRPEGIVLVNSSRTFDQVRADLKLSYGTLAIVDALRIAMEEKTKINTVMLGALFRICSFLDPEDMRQVIRQTFETKYPHLVEPNIRTFDRGYHEVRFQTCPAPDGVETETDQRLTTPCGYMTQELGGVITSQPTSVLRDLSPSRQGLLPRFNQQECINCAACDTVCPDFCFVWEEEQDKRGRAQMVLKGIDYQYCKGCLKCVEACPTTALTTVTEEEGYAERHRTPHSFTAVEGSTM
- a CDS encoding DUF2249 domain-containing protein, with protein sequence MDVREDLKNKREPFQKIMNVVKTLQEGDQFILHATFKPTPLLTLLKAKGFQHELEQRAADHWVVTFTKKRRKFSLSNLFGGKKTPEKPRVSSPPAQTMVDDEKIAQSVEKDLKREGKVYRLDNRGLEPPKPMMRTLYQLSRMKPGESLIITNERVPVFLFEELQQLGYDYQYEQVDENTVNITITKK
- a CDS encoding TIGR04053 family radical SAM/SPASM domain-containing protein encodes the protein MHSAHTERFPAFKPRDYDQNPFIVIWEVTRACELKCLHCRAEAQKKPDPRQLTTAEGKQLIDQIADMDSPLLVFSGGDPLMREDLFELAHYAIHEKGLRLSMTPSATPLVTKEAIRKAKEVGLSRWAFSLDGSTAEVHDAFRGTSGSYDLTMRAIDYLRELDLPLQINTTVSRYNLHDLQNIAELLKKLDVVLWSVFFLVPTGRGRKEDMISPVEHEKVLNWLYELSLEAPFDIKTTAAQHYRRVVIQRKRRAAKEKANADSQPAYEEALNKGKINPRDGLGRAPQGVNDGNGFVFISHIGDVYPSGLLPVRCGNVREQPLAEIYRESPVMKALRNPDQYKGKCGVCEFNKICGGSRSRAYAVTGDYLESEPYCVYIPPKWRALQKARKSGDK